The window CATATCATGCTATAAAAGGAGTTTTTTCTAATATTAAACCACACGGTGAAAGGCCGTGTTATTCAATCTACCATCATCAGGCAAATGAGGTCATTGTTCTCTCCGCTTCACATCAGCTTGCAGCCCGTGATGGAGAGGACGTAGGGTCAGAATTTCCACTTAAAATTTCAATTAGACACAATGCTCTCAGTGTGCTAATCCCAGAGATTAGAGGCTTCTTTGACTAATATGACTAATCTTACCGAGCTTAAAAGACTGTTTAACCACTTTAGGACCCAAGGCGTCTACAGAGGCTCGATTGCCGGATTTGATAAAATATACCGATGGCTGACAGGTGGGCCGGTTAAGCGCTACAGTGTGATTGACGAGCATATCTGGATAGGCGGCCAACCCAGAAGGGCAGGGTTCTCTAAGCTAGCTAGATATGGCATAACTGGCGTTATTAATATGCGAAGTGAATATCACTACACGCTTCATAAGGATCTTATGAACATTCACCTTCTTCTTCTGCCTACCGATGACAACGAAGCTCCAACTATAGAGCACCTTCATCAGGGGGTTGATTTTATTAGAGGCCAGGTAGAGCAGGGCGGAATAGTTTATATACATTGCTGGGAAGGTCTTGGCCGAAGCGCCACAATGGCCGCGGCATATTATGTGAGTACAGGAGATACGATAGAACAGGCATGGGCACATATAAAAAGAAGACGCTCATTTGTTAGACCCACAGGTGTTCAGATAGAAAGACTAGAAGAATTTTCCAATAATATATCCAACTCATAAAAAAAGGCCCAGAGTTAAATCCGGGCCTTTTTGTTTTAGTAAATACCTATTTCCAAAATACTATACTGACTATGGGCAGGTAGCGCCTTCTCTAAATATTGCACTAACTCCTGCTGATCTTTGGACTCCCATATTGTTCGGTGTGCTTTGAATAGCAATATCATCATTTGCTGCTATATCAATACATCCGTTATCTTCACAAGTTATTTGCGTATCTCCTGATATAGTGCAAGTAAGAGTACCGGCAGGAGATGCATTATTTACACGTAAAGTAAAAACATGGGATTGTGCAGCAAATAGATTTAAACTCATTGAAACTTTCAAGTTAGAAATTGCTCCTGCAGCAGGTATTGTAAACTCAGCATCATCCTCGTTTGCATATCCACCTGATACCTGATCTATAGCGAAGAATCTGTTTTCATTAGTTGCTAGGTCTCCTGATCCTCCACTAAGCACTATAAAACTTGTAGCTCCCGCAGGTCCGGTAGGCCCGGCAGGTCCGGTAGGCCCAGCAGGTCCAACCCCTCCAGTAGCTCCCATAGGTCCGGCAGGTCCAACCCCTCCAGTAGCGCCCATAGGTCCGGCAGGCCCAACAGGTCCAACCCCTCCAGTAGCTCCCATAGGTCCAGCTGGTC is drawn from Thermodesulfobacteriota bacterium and contains these coding sequences:
- a CDS encoding dual specificity protein phosphatase family protein, translating into MTNLTELKRLFNHFRTQGVYRGSIAGFDKIYRWLTGGPVKRYSVIDEHIWIGGQPRRAGFSKLARYGITGVINMRSEYHYTLHKDLMNIHLLLLPTDDNEAPTIEHLHQGVDFIRGQVEQGGIVYIHCWEGLGRSATMAAAYYVSTGDTIEQAWAHIKRRRSFVRPTGVQIERLEEFSNNISNS